The genomic stretch agccatgcatgattaagtaatatgtaaatgtcaaaataaggtTAAGTttatattgtctaattgtttttattacatgtttgcaccttaatgtttaatctttgtttaaaggccttatttatcgattaagtttgttcattcgttctaaaagtcgagaggcatggaattgaatcagactaagcatgtgtagtaggacgacctagtcatggacgagagtttatctaggacccggtctatggttgacactaatatcgtaaggtgggtgtctctaagcctaaacatttatcgtataatcaacttcctaacttgacatgaacatttacataattagcatgcgtgacccgacctccctagacattttctttattattgttttatctttACATCacttcaaccaaatcaaatcaatcGTTAACCTACCGAGATAAAagttcaatccataacaactaattaacaactcccgtctctctgtggttcgacccctacgtactacattcatttgttttgctagggtataaatattatttttacataggtacacgataagcctatcaataACCAGGTAATAGGGAGTTCGTTGCAAGATTATAATACCAGAATATGGTCTTTGTAGAAGCTAGATTGCTACAAAGTTGATTTTATCGAGTCTAGACTATAGTTTATCTAATACATGTTGAAAAGTACAGGTATTGCGTCTAATTTGTATAATTTGTAGCTTAAGTTAAAACCCATAAGCTGCAATGAGAACATTTTGTACATTATAAAGTATTTGGTGACAACGTTTAGCTGGATTCTGAATTTCACCTTTCTTAACCAAGATTTTTCTTGAAAATTTGGGTTGGGCAATTATACGAGTAAAAAATAATTTTAGGTAAATCAGTAAATACTGAGTTTGTTCAATGATGCTACAACATGAAGTTTAATCCCTTTATTTTTCGacttataatattactaacattatAATCAGTATATTACAACATTCTATTATAAGTACAACTCATTTATATAAATATTGTAAATTTTTACGAGCTCTATATATATAACCCTCACAAATGTCGTGCTTTAGCACGTGATCTCAACTAGTTATTAAATACTTGAATGCTTGCAAACCCCAATCAGCTAAACTTGAATTGTCTCAACCCAACGCAAATACCGAACTAACAGTACTCCGACCCAAATGAGACCCTGGTCAGGTACTCAGGTGTAATTCCAAAATCACAAAAAAGAAAGAGCAACATATAAAACCAGTCACCTCTACAGTCCGCGAGTTGCCAACCAGTTAGAACTGTGCTAAGCCGGAAACTGAAGAAAAATGGCAGAATCAGGAGAATTGCAGAAACAAGaaaacaatggaggaggaggaggaggaggaggaggaggaggaggaggaggagaaggggTTATTAATAAGGAAATGAAGCCATGGGAGCAACACTCTGCTGTTATTAGCATTCCTCGCTTTGATTACAATGCTCCCTCTTCTTTTCTTCAACATTCCTTTTCTGGGTTCCTCATCACTTGCCCTATTAGTCAGTCTCTTTTCCTGCTTTTTTTCTATACTGCTCTATTTCCTTTTGTTTGCTTTACTGGGTTTTCTTATTGTTTTGATGTTTGTTTGATTGATTAGGGTTTTTGACATTGCTGGTAATCATAAAGTTTTGATCTTGGTACCTATGATTAGGTTTTTGACACTGTTTATATTAGAAAATATTGGGAATTTAATTAAGTTTTTTTTTAGTGTTGTGAAATGTGAATCATAAGGGTGTTTGTTTCTTTGGTGTAACTGTGTTTGATGGTTTGGACTTGGAATCGGTTTTCGCCGTTTAGGTTAGTGCTGGACTGCTCTCATCATCAGAAGCATTGAGTGGTTTGGACATTGTATATTGAAAACTATTCTTCTGTTTCGGAATGAGATGGAATAAAGCAAAGTGGCTCACTAAACTAAAATTTATGTATCTCTTGTATTGTGAAGTAGATTGTTGATATATTTTACGATGCAATGTTCAGTATGGGCCATCAGTAACTGCCCATCTCTGTCTTTAACATAGAGGTAAGTTTGCGCATGTCAGAACCCCCTCTACTCCGCCATAGACAGGAGGCATTGAAGCACTGGGTCTGGCATAATGTTGTTGCTGCTCCCGTACATCAGAGCTTTCGTCCCTAGGGTTATGGTCGGGACTTCTATTCTGTTTTCGTAGTGTATTTTCCTCGATCAAACCCTTGCTTCTGGTCCTCTAAAGCTGATCTGCTTTTGGCGTTCCTCTGATTGTCTAATGTGATTATGATTTGTGTATAGTACTTATCACAGTTTCTAACAAGCTTCTGTTTTGTTTCCACAGAGAGGGAGAAAAGTGCAACAAAAGAAGCTATCACCATTCTTGGAAAGGTAATACCAAAGATTATTTCAATTTTACGAACAATGTCCCCTTTTTGTTTTGTTAGTTTCTATCCTGCTACGATGTGCTGCAAGGAATTAAATGCGGTTCTTTGAAGTTTTATTTCAACATGTAGGTGCAGGAATGTGTCATGTGTGCTATCATGGATTATTACTGCCCTTTAGTCCCGCGTGTTCGTTTTTGTAGTTTTTACGACACCATTGTCTTGAATAGTTCGGTAACCACTAAAGGTCAATTAGCTCGAAGGGAAAAGAGATAAATTTCTTGTCTAAGTTCTAAGTGTGAAGACGTGGACTCTCAAGCATTACAACAATAAAACATGAAACCCTGAAGCCCTGACAAATGAAAACGAATATATAGAAAAAATATGAAATGAGGGTAACCGTATTAGGAccatataataataatagcacCAGGTCGAAAGAAAACAGATTAACAGTAGCACCCACTAGCAGATTAATATCACCAGCAGGCGAGCAGCAATAGTATTACGAAGTAATATCAAAACAACTGAAACAATTAGTATTTGAGCTCTCCAGGGACATCTATCCACTATATACCTCCCCCACTTTCTTGTCTAATGTCTATAGCCATGTCCTAGCTAGGTTATTAGAAAAGTTAAATTCCCCTTAAATTTTACAATCCCATCCTCGAGAAAGTAGTTCCTTTTCCTCCTGGTGACACTATCTTGTAATTTTGTTTCGTTGAATTTGCCCTGTTATGAAATGTGCAAAATTCGTAGATTATCCAGAATCGAATTTTATTGTGAAATAACTTACACAGGCCACTACCTGGCATGTTCCAGAAGCATATAAAAGGCAAGGTTcatgaaattgaaaattttgcaAACGATCCCACTACTCTTGTGGAGGAGTATGCTCATAAAAAGTCTGATTTTTTTTCAACTCCAACAAGGCAATCTAATATGTTTCTCCCTGATAACGAGTATACTCTAGAATTTTACTCGTCAAGGTGGCTTGTATACGCACTAGGATGACTCGTACACATTTAAACTAAAATTGTTTGGCCTTCTTTTTGTTGTAACCCTTCTACTATCGGTATTTCCAATCCAATATAGTCAATGGGTTTACTATTCTGTATGAGAAGAAAAGTAACTTACTCATGATGCAATAAAGGAAAGTAACTTACTCAATGGAAAGAGCTTCTGCAACTGTGAATTGATGCACAACTTTGGACCCAATTTCTTTGCACTGAAGACAATCTCTCAACAATATGAGAAGACTTATCTCAATGTTTGATAGTAGTTGTATTTTTGATATCTGATTCGTAGTGTCCTAGATTTCTAATTGGATCAAGTTTGCATGCTAGGCTGTTACTTCTTTAATGTCGAAACTCCTAATAGTTGAAAGTACAGTATATATAATGTTGCTTGAGATAGTTGAATTACTTCCGTTGATGATAATGAAGATGTACAACTGTCCGTTCTGACTTAAAAAGTGTAAGCTTcacatatataaatattaatggTTCTTTTAACATCTGTTGTAGTATATCGAAAGCTCTGATAGTGGCTCCTTGAAGGAGTGTGATGTCAATGAAAATGTCAAAAGAAGGAAGTTATTTCCGGTGGAGGGAGAAGCAACTGAAGCTATTGAAAGTAAGATTTGCTTTTTCGGACCTGATTACTGAGGCTCAAATTAAGTTCATGCTCTGGTCCAAGTTGTGTAACAGTATGACTTGTTGGAAGGTTTATTACTGACTTCTAATACCTTTACGCAGATGAGCTGTCAAATATTGAGTCTACATCTTCTGGAACAGCCGACAATTCTATCAAACAAGCTTTAAATCTTGTGTTGGTCAAGGTGACAAGAAGTGGTTTGGTTCTCTTTACTTTCCCCAAAGGCAGTACCTGTGATCCAGTCCGGATTGCCTCCCTTGTAAATCAGTCGTTAGAATCAGGCTCTTTGAAGCGACCACTGTAAGTAGTCTGTTACACCCTATTTTAAGCTACGATCTAATGATCTATAGCGGAACCACTAGTAATATATATTTTCAGCCGTGCTTGTTTTCATTGTCTTTTAAACACTGTTTGTGCCCTTTAAGGGAAATTCTATGTACCAATTCCATAATAATGCTGCGTGTTGCATGCTGTAGGTACGTGGTTCCTTTGGCTGTGTTCTCATATATTATATTTTTCTATTTAGTAGCCAGCAAGCACCATAAACTATACATAGCAGATCTTAAGGGAATACATTTGAATGCTCTAAAATTGACGTAGAACTGACTTTTATAGTTAAAAGGCTCGCTTCAAACCCATGAAAATAGTTTCTTTTCTTCAACGTTGAGGTTTAAGGAGAATGTTGGTAACTAGCTATTGATTTTCATGGACATTGTTAAAATTTTCCTGAACATATTGTCTCATCCATCTTTTCAGTTTTCTCCTTTAATTGTGCTTAGTTGGATAGATTTGGTATTTTACGAGATCGCAAAGAGGCTACTGGGAAGGAATATATTTCTGAGCTTTTAAAATTTGCATTCTCCCTGAAACTACTGGGGTTGATTGCGAAATACTCTTTCCATCACGTTTAATAGTTTCCGTTTCCTTTTTGGCCCATCCCCATATAATTGACCCTTTTCTATGTCTAATTAATAAAAGAGTAAATCTCTCAATCTCTCTCTCTAATAAAGTAGCATAATTGCAAGGGTAATCCGTTATAGTGATATTGATTTTTCAGAATAAAATGAGAGTTAGTTGAATGGACTATGGAGGCAGTATAAATGGGCTGGAGGGAGCATGACCTAATCGTTTAGGCAGTGGAATACTCATGTGTTTAATTGGTGGATTTTAACCTCAAGCTATTTAAATTTCTACTCTGTAGATCTCGCAAAGTGTCGTTGACTCTGTCATACACCATTCCATTCCTCTTTGGCTCTACATCTCCTTTCTGACTGTTATCTAAAAGCTTATCAAATAACATGCTTGCCTAAACATACCCAACCCAGCATGACTCTTTGTTGGGTATTGTCTGTAAAAGCCCCACACAGGAGAACTTATAGGACCAAAATCTAGATCCAGCCCCCGCTTTGGGGCTGATTTTGACTCTTCAGCCCGTCCCAAATTGGCCTATGATCTCACTTAGCTCTCACTATGACTTTTGTGCATGAAATTTTAGGATTTGTAGTTGAGTTCCTTAACGTGCAAATGACATGCTATAATGGTCTTTATTGGTATGATTTGTGGATCAAAGTATCAAACCTTTGCAAGCGATATCACTAACTGTGTATTTGCCTACTTACAAAAGACAAAATTTTATCTGTGTTAGCTTCGTTGTTTTTTTATGCTATATGGAAAAAAAATTCTTTTAACGGTAATCAGTGAATTCTGACGAGCTTCATTCACTTAATATGGATACTTATGGTACTTACCTGTAGAGTCAGCACTATTACTTAGTACTCTGGACTCTGGAAATTGGTCTAGTGGGGCACCCATACTCCCATAGTAACTGGTTATTCACGACTGTTCTACTCGTGTTTTCTTTTTATACTTACCTGATTGTAAGTTTTTATTTCCCTACAGCTGGTGCCATCGCATTTTCCCTATTCAAGCTACTTGTAGGTTGAATGAAATGGAAGTTAGTAGCACTGTCTCAACTCTTGTTCGGAAGTTTGTGGATGACAAAAGCAACATACTCTCCAAACCTCTTAAGGTGAACCCCTACATATCTTGAATTGACCCATATAAAAAATTTGCACTCAATCACATGTTATGATGGATCCAAAAATTCCATACTTTGACGAGTAGTAAACTTTATTTGAACTTCTTGTGGAATAAATTTCTTCATCGATTAAGATTTTGATAATCCTTTTATCAGATTTGGCTCTTGACAAATAACAAGCCATCATCCCTTTTCCTTTTCTGTTGTATTCTTTTCGTGTCTTATCATCGCCTTTTTTCCAGTTAACTTCAGGAAAATGGGGATTCCGTATTTAATTTTCTAGGCCAATTGCTGCGAGTTTTAGGTGCTATGAGTTAAGGGACTATATACCTGAAGTATTAAAGGTCTTTTGATTCGCTATACTAATCTCAATGCCTAGGAAGTTATTTTACCCATGATTTCTATTTTCTGAGAATTTGAAAAACTTGTTTTGCGAAGGAACCCCTCACATACCTAAGGGGGTCTAAGTAAGTCACTTCCTCGATTTGGAGAAATTGGTCATTTCAATTCATGTATTTTGTGTCACCCAATCATTTTAATACGTACTTGTTGCAGTTTCGATGGAATTTTAACTCTCGTGTTTGTTTTGTCGGCAACCACTTGATCACAGTTTGCAGTTGGGTATAATAGAAGAGGAATTGAAGAAACCGAAATGAAAACTATAAAAGGCAGTTCTTCCGACCCTAATTTGTATGCATTGCTGGATCGAAACAAGTGCTTCTCCATCGTGGCGGGTGCAGTAAAGGCAGCAGTATCCGATTCAACTGTAGACCTCAAATCTCCGGAGGTAATAAAAACTCGCTATATGCATTTATCATCTTTAATCTTCATATATCTTGATCATCCTTCTAAAATCTAAATATATCACAGCTGTGTGTTCTAGTTGAACTGCTCCCGTTATCTGGGGTGCCCAACGGTTCATTAGTAACTGCCATTTCAGTTCTTTCTCGAGACCTTGTTGACACCAAGCCGAAGCTTTGCATCAAGGCATTATTAGGGTCCGACTCTAAAGCTAAATGAGACGAGCCCTAataattttgttgttttttttcacCACGGGCCATCATTTAAGGTTCGCTTTGGAGATGGCTTCGTATCTTGTCGTTAGGCCAGAGTAGACCGGCCATGGACAAGTCAAAAATGTGGAATCGAGTTGTAAAAGTCCGGGGAATGATCGTGACGTTTTCATCCCTTTAAATTTTGTTAATTAAAATTTGCTGAAGAACTATACATGTACATTATTTGATTACACCGATCAAGTATTACAAACTAGGTTGAAtcaattttatgatttttagatttCCCGTCTCCAAAGGTGATTCCGAATGACCACACATGTATTATTAAGGTGTTTCGATGAGTCCTATGGATGAAATATTGCAATATTATGTTAATTTGTAGATCGAACCAAAGAAAGGTAACTCGTCTAGCAATACTCTAGTGACCAAATGTAGGCTTTGGCCGCACACAGGCTGGACCGTACTTGAATTTTTGACCCACCGACAAGTTGGTTACCAGGCTGAACATGTCTCGTCATATCTGCTTATTTTGTGCGTCGAATGAGCCGGGTACAATGGAAGGAACGACCTGTATACAACTCTAATAACAAGGTTGATTGATATTCGGCCAGCAACACCCTGTGTTCAAGAAATACTCCGTAACAAATAAGGCCAACCAAATGCGGGGTAGGGCTGAACACGGGTTGAGCCCTACTTGAATTTTGGCCCACGGACAAGCTGTTTAAGCCGACTTGGGACTGGTTAACAGGTCATACCTTTCTTAATTTCTGAAAGTGTTTTGCCTACACCCGCTTATTTTGTGGGTCAGATTAGCCTGGTTTAAAGGACGGAACTGCCCGTTCGCCCATGAGTAGCTCTATTAATAACAAGGTTGAATAATTGTGTAAGGTTTAGCCATAAAAGGTGAAATAATAAATATATGTGAACATTTTTACTCTGAATCATTGTACTGGGCTCATAAATTTATACAGTAACTCACAGCCGAGTAATAGTGTGGGCTGTACTTGATGTTACGAGGGTGAAGATACAACACAAATATAGTAGCATTTCAACATACATCTACCAATgacggacatatccgtcacaagcttgcgacaGGTCAAGTACTATCCATGTGAttagataagacaaaacagattGTCACTCCCTAAGCaatctgcttttgtcttatctatccaCATGAGTATTACTTAACCTGTCGCAAGTTTACGACAGATATATCCGTCACTCcgttacaaatgagaatttgtgagaTCAAGGTGGTTTATATAGTTCCCTAAGTACCTCTTTTATGGCCGATCGGTCATTCCTTGTTTCGGCATAATTATGAGGTGAACCCAAGTCAAAAAGCAAAGTACTAGAGCATGCAATATTTATTGTTGACATTTCTTTTCATGCGTATTCGACTACTCTCTTACTCCGTATATCTGTAAATTTAGAGTGCGAAGACTAGTTATAAGTTGGATGGATTACTAATAATATCGGTTTGTAAGAGGTTTTAGAAATAGTATCTCACTTATTTTTATATGTGAAGCCATTGTTCTATACCTCTTTCTAGAAGTCTCCTATAGAACCGATCTTATGGGTAATAATATAAACCAATACCCTCATTGGGAAAAAAAGACACATTTCAAAACCAGAAGACATGACATCCTTCCTACCATTTACCTTGTTCGGGTATTAAAAATGGAGGGAAAGGGAAAGTTATAAGACGGCATCATATTGCTTTATTTTCTGAAAAGTTTCATATAATAACACTATAGTTTTAGGTGTTTTAGGCTTTGTTTGGATATCAAAAATGTAGAGAAAGGGACGTTAGGGGCTAAGAGGGAAGCGGAGGAGAGTTATAATAGAGAGCGATAGTTTTCCTCCAAATCTTTCCTATATTGGAGGGAAAACAATTTGGCTTGAAGAAAACGGTGGGATATAATGGACAATTTTTCCGAAATTTTTAAGATAACACACAGTACATTCTTACTTAAATCCCGGGATTTTTCAGTATGAACGAAAATTATTTTCATGCATTCAAACATTACATTGATTGATTAATGCTAAAATAGAACAAAGGAAATTCACCCTGAAGAAAGGAAATTCGTCTTACTGCTCAAATTGTTGAATATATTCATATATATTGGGGTAAATATTGAACAAATTTATCTGGTCTTGTCACATTAAATCATACAGTAGCACACAACCGTAAGTACATGTTTTGGCTGAACAAAGTAATAGGGTAAAAGAGTAAAACTGTAATTGATGCTATGGAAGTGAAAATACATAATACAGTATCCTAACTGACCATCGCCAACGTTGATCCGTCATTCGCTGCTGTTGGTAAGATTATCCATAGTCTCGTCAAGCGGATAAAGCACCGTAATTGTACCAGAAGACTGGAACTGATGCTAGTGGCGGAGCCAAAATTTTAAGACAGTAGGGGCGAAAGGAAAATATTATAAAAGGGCCTcgtaaaaattcgaaaattttaactaaaaatttcaaaattttcaaacttCAACGGGGGCGACCGCCCCTGATCCCCCTCGCTCCACCACTGGCTACAATGACAAAGGAATATGGGGAAAACTTGTTGCCCTAACCGGAGTAGATAAAATTACACCAACACAACGCGAGGCTAACTCTAGATTCATATATATAAATCTAATATAATTCCGTGGTTTAATTAGCTACTACAATACAAAtattagaaaatctaattaatttAGCTACTACAAAGTGAAATAGATAGATCAAGATTGACGTGATGTTGTACATGTTCATCCCAAGTCGAAGAAGACGAATATGAACTAATCGCTTGTTCACTAATTTCACTAACGTTAGTTGAAGATAAGTTATTGTTGCTCTTTTGGGTTAACAATGGCGACACTGGTCGTAATGATAGAGACAATGATACCGCCTCTTTCTCAACCTCGGCCTTGATTTCCTTGTTTCGCCTTATAGATGTGTCGATTGCATCCAAGTTGTACCAACCTTGTGCTTGATTTTTGGGTTGGACATTTGCGGTGCTTGTACCCTGCACCATGTTAATGCAAAGACATCAAAATGAGATACTCAATTTCTGGTAATATATACTCACTCGGTAATTTTATGATGTTCCCATTTGACTTTTTAAGAAACGTGGTCAAAATGTCACCTAAAAAAACCGCAAAAAGTCAAACGGAAACATCATCTAATTACGGAGGAAGTACTATACAATATACTCCATACTCGTTTGTTAGTAAAACCGTTGCCTAGAATTTTAGCGTGTTTTTGGTCGATAATACAAGGATTACCCTAATCTCCTTTTTATCACTTCTCGATAAATATTAAAAATTTAAGAATTCACAAAAACAGACCAAACAGACTCTGCAACAACGATAAATAAGGCAATCTCCTTTACTAAACTCATCTTTTCTTcgttaaaatttatttaattcgAAAAAGTCAATAATAAAACCAATAACACCAAAATTAAGACATAAAAATCTCAACAACACCCCAACCAATTTCATTCTAGTAAGAGAATGTTAACTACTTATAATTTCCAATTACTAAGAGACAAATGTTGTACATTTTCAACACACATTTAAAATAGGGAACTAAAAAATTGAATATCCAAGGCCAACTGTGTTAGCATTGTACATACATTGGTCCACAAGTTGGAAATAGAAATTATTCTACCTCAGAAAATCTCTACCAAAGCACTTGTATTTCAAGAAAAGTTCCCTTTTTACTAATGGTTTTGTAACATCTGCATGTAATAAATGTGATAACATTttgtttttttctcctttttactCTTGTTATAGCATTTTTGTGCACACATTATAAGCAAACAAATTTTGTCTTCCCTTAACAAGTTAAACTACTATTAATTCATGGTAACTTCAACCTAATCTTATTTTTTTGTCTTAGCCCTAGTCTATGAATCATTTATCAAGCAAGACGATCGattaacatatatatatatttcgaaacataaaattATATCGTATATGCATAAAATTCATGCATGGTCAAGTAAAGGTAACTAAAACAACCAACGCATACGTTAATATTGACGACTGTAACATATTTAAAATGTATAAATTGTTACTCTAACAAACCATAATATAATCGTAACAGATAACAAAAAAATATAAATAGTCAAAAGTGTTGGAATAAGAGCGTAACAATGGACGAAAGACAGAGAAAGACAGAAACAAAAAACCAGGAAGAATACTTATCGAAACAGAATAGCAGTGCCGTGGTAATGAAGCCACTGACTTGAAAACAATATCGGCACGACTCCGGTGGTTATCGCCTACACGCCGTACGTTTCCCAAGGTTAACACTGCAGCTTTCTAGCCGCACCACTGAAGCAAGAAAGCTTTGGAACAAACAGGAACTTTACCCGGAAAAACTCAGAAGCAATATTTGAGAGTAGATGAGAGAAAGAGAAGAGAGTTGTGTGTTGGTGCGCTCTTCTGTCAAGTGAACAGCTCCTTTTATAGGGGGAAAAAGAGCTGTTACACAGACAAAATCACAGCAATTAAGAGACGTAATTAAGGGATTAATTACGCTCCCTTAATCTCCGCAATCAATAGTCATAAAAACATTTGACTAAACAGATACACTGAACCTGGACCTAAACCAAAAACACACACAGCCCAAAAAGAAAAGAGGGCCTTTGG from Silene latifolia isolate original U9 population chromosome 2, ASM4854445v1, whole genome shotgun sequence encodes the following:
- the LOC141643681 gene encoding uncharacterized protein LOC141643681, which translates into the protein MAESGELQKQENNGGGEGVINKEMKPWEQHSAVISIPRFDYNAPSSFLQHSFSGFLITCPIKREKSATKEAITILGKYIESSDSGSLKECDVNENVKRRKLFPVEGEATEAIENELSNIESTSSGTADNSIKQALNLVLVKVTRSGLVLFTFPKGSTCDPVRIASLVNQSLESGSLKRPLWCHRIFPIQATCRLNEMEVSSTVSTLVRKFVDDKSNILSKPLKFAVGYNRRGIEETEMKTIKGSSSDPNLYALLDRNKCFSIVAGAVKAAVSDSTVDLKSPELCVLVELLPLSGVPNGSLVTAISVLSRDLVDTKPKLCIKALLGSDSKAK